Proteins co-encoded in one Capsicum annuum cultivar UCD-10X-F1 chromosome 9, UCD10Xv1.1, whole genome shotgun sequence genomic window:
- the LOC107842837 gene encoding mannose-1-phosphate guanylyltransferase 1, which produces MKALILVGGFGTRLRPLTLSVPKPLVDFANKPMILHQIEALKAIGVTEVVLAINYQPKIMQNFLKEFEKKLDLKITCSQETEPLGTAGPLALARDVLRDDSGEPFFVLNSDVICDYPLKEMIEFHKSHGGEASIMVTKVDEPSKYGVVVMEEVTGRVEKFVEKPKVFVGNKINAGIYLLNPSVLDRIQLRPTSIEKEVFPCIAAEKKLHAMVLPGFWMDIGQPRDYIKGLRLYLDSLRKKSSPDLAVGRHILGNVLLDESAVIGDGCLIGPDVAIGPGCVIESGVRLSRCSIMRGVRIKKHACISSSIVGWHSTVGRWARVENMSILGEDVHVGDEVYSNGGVVLPHKDIQSSILEPEIVM; this is translated from the exons ATGAAGGCACTCATCCTTGTAGGAGGTTTTGGAACAAGGCTGAGGCCACTGACCCTCAGTGTGCCAAAGCCCCTAGTTGACTTTGCTAACAAACCCATGATACTCCATCAG ATTGAAGCACTAAAAGCCATCGGAGTGACCGAAGTAGTTTTGGCAATTAACTATCAACCAAAG ATAATGCAAAATTTCCTGAAAGAGTTTGAGAAAAAGTTAGATCTGAAGATCACTTGCTCGCAAGAGACAGAGCCTTTGGGTACAGCAGGGCCACTGGCTTTAGCTCGTGATGTACTAAGAGATGACTCTGGGGAGCCCTTTTTCGTCCTCAATAGTGATGTCATATGTGACTACCCATTGAAAGAAATGATTGAGTTTCACAAGTCCCATGGTGGTGAAGCTTCCATTATGGTTACAAAG GTTGATGAACCATCAAAATATGGTGTAGTGGTCATGGAAGAAGTGACGGGGAGAGTTGAAAAATTTGTGGAAAAACCCAAAGTATTTGTGGGTAACAAGATCAATGCTGGAATTTACTTGTTGAACCCTTCTGTTTTGGATCGGATTCAGTTGAGACCAACCTCAATCGAGAAGGAAGTCTTCCCCTGCATTGCAGCAGAGAAGAAGCTCCATGCCATGGTCCTACCAGGCTTCTGGATGGACATTGGTCAGCCGAGGGATTACATTAAAGGCTTGAGACTATACCTGGATTCCTTGAGGAAAAAGTCATCACCTGATCTGGCTGTTGGACGGCATATTCTTGGAAACGTATTACTAGACGAGAGTGCTGTAATAGGCGATGGATGTCTTATCGGTCCAGATGTGGCTATTGGACCTGGATGTGTTATTGAATCAGGAGTTAGGCTTTCACGTTGTAGTATAATGCGTGGTGTACGAATTAAGAAGCATGCCTGCATCTCAAGTAGCATTGTTGGATGGCACTCAACTGTTGGTCGGTGGGCTCGGGTAGAGAACATGTCAATCTTGGGAGAAGATGTTCATGTTGGAGATGAAGTCTACAGCAACGGAGGTGTTGTTCTACCCCATAAAGACATACAATCCAGCATTCTGGAGCCAGAGATTGTCATGTAA